The Streptomyces sp. NBC_01439 genome contains the following window.
GCGCTCCAGCTCGTCGAGAAGCCGCTGGTACGCGTGCTTCTCGGCCGCCACCACGCGCGCGAGGGGGAGGTGGTGCGGATCCTGCCGGGACCGGGCCTCCTCGGCGGCGGCAGCGCGGAGTTCCCTCGCCCGGTCCAGTTCGTTCATCGCCGCCACGACGGCGACATCGAGCAGCTCGTGCTCCAGGGCCTGGGCGAAGGCCCGCTCCGTCGGCGCCGTGAGCCGGTCGAGGTCCTCCGCGCAGCCCTCCGGGGTCTGCGTCCGCCCACAGGCCCCGTCGAGATCGCGGGAGAGCGATCGGAGGCTCGTCCCGAGTTCCGGGTACGCCCGGTCGGGCCCGCTGTCGCCGCCGCAGCCGGCCACCAGGGCCGTACAGGCGGCGAGGGCGGCGAGGGCGGCAGCGGCGCGCAGCGTTGCGGGTCCTGCGCACCGGCGACGGCACGAGAGGAGAGGAGGGGTCATGGAAGCCCCGATCGCCCGTTGGTCCGAGTGCGGCCGCCCTGGCTGCGCGAGCTGGTCCGGCTGCCATCCTCGCCCGCTCCCCTCCGCCCTGCCACCCGGCGGCCGTGGGGGGGCGGGGCGGCGGGTGTGCGCTGCGGCGCAGGTCACCGCGGGGGCTGCCCCCCGGGGACGGCCGTGCCCGGGCGGCCGGCTTGCGCGAGCGTCCAGGGCTGGACGGCGCGGTGCCACGGGGCGGGGGTCCGGCTGCCGGGCAGGGTTGCGCCGCCCGCGGGGACCGTCGTGATGACGTGCAGGTCGGCGTCGAGGCCGAGCGCCGCGGCGACGGCCGTGCCGGCCCCCTCGGCCACACCGGCGGGGGCGCCCGTGTAGAGCATCTGGGACTCCTGCCAGGGCTGCGGACCGTCGGTGGCCGCGACGCCGACCGTGCCCGCGCCCGCCCGGCCCGCGAGCAGGTCTCCCGCGATGCCCACGGCACCGTAGCCGCCCAGGCCGCCCGCCTCGGCGACCGGGGAGAACTCCGGTGCGGTTCCGCCCGTGCGGGCCAGGCTCGTGGCGACGGTGCCGATGCCGGGCCGGCGGAAGAACAGGCGGACGCCGTCGCCCTCCGGACGCACCGAGAGCGCGCCCGTCGTCTGGGGCAGCCCGGTCGGGACGGGCCCGCCGAACGGGGCGCCCGGTGCCGGCTGGACCCAGGCCAGTACGGACCCGGCGGTGGCGGCGTACACGTGGCGCCGCCCCGACCCGTCGGTCGCGGTGACCGGATCGCCCTGGAGGCCGGCGCCGCCCAGGGCCTGCCACGCACCGAAGTCGCCGCCCGGGGTCTCCTGTGCCCGGGCGCGCAGCGTCCGGCGGGAGTCGCGGACGTAGACCGTCATCCGGCCCTCGGGGTCCACGGCGACGGACGGCCCGCTGATGGCCGAGGTGCCGGACCTGTCCACGGTGTCCGGGGTGCCGAGCGAGCGCCACGGGCCGAATCCGCCGTCGACCTCGCTCTGGACGGCGTAGACGATTTCCCGGCCGTACTCCTCGGGCGTCGCGCCCAGGGTGGTGCGGGTGGCGAACACGCCGATCCGACCGTCCCAGAGGCGGACGGCCGCCGCCCCCGAGTCGATGCCGTCGCCGGGCAGGAACTCGGGGCCCTGCCAGAGGGCCTGCGGGCCGCTGCGCGACCAGTAGGCCATGCGGCCGTCCAGCGCGGCGAAGGCCCACAGCCGTCCGGAGACGCCCTCGGTCATCCACGAGGTGCCGTCCCCGCGGCTGTAGCGGATGGTCTGGTTCCAGCCGGCGCCGGTGGGCCGGGTCGCGGTTTTGCGGTCGCCGCAGCCGGCGGGGCTGCCGCACCAGTCCTGGTGGTCGGTCCAGGCGTAGGTCTTCAGGTAGCCGAGCTTCTCCTCGGCGGTCTGCGGGTCGAGCGTCGGGGGCAGTGAGCTGTTCGGGTAGCTCACGTAGTTCTGGACCGAGAAGTGCGGCCGGGCCGTGGTCTTCGCGTAGCGCTCGGCGGCGGCCTGCACGAAGCGGGCGCCGTACATGTGGTCCTGGTGGTCGAGGAAGGCACCGCCGCCCTCCGCCCTGCCGGGGGTCGGGTCCTGCGTCCGTATCGTCGTCGGCCGGTACGTCTCGAACACTCCCGCGATGGCGGCCACGGCCTGGTCCTTGGTGTAGGAGAACCAGTCCTTGACCGGGGTTCCGGAGGTCAGCTGGGCGCCCAGGGCGGGGGTCCGGCCGTCCCACAGGCCGCGGAGGCTCTCCGGATTGTCCCCGGAAATGCTGCGGGCCTCGCGCAGCTCCATCCACACGAGGTTGACCTGGGGCCGGGCGACCAGGACGTCCACCTCGGCGCTGCCGCCGCCGGCGGTGGGTACGGCCTTGCGCTGCCACGCGCTGGTGCGGTCGCCGGTGGCCATCTGCGCGTAGGCGGCGCGTATGCCGTTCTGCCGGGCCTCCGCGTAGGCGGCCCGGTCGGCGGGACCGGCGGCGTCCTGCAGGTGCGGGCTGTGGGCCTCGTTCCTGCCGTCGGACTCGCCGGAGGTCAGGTAGACGGTGGTGACCTTGATGCCCGTCGATATGGAGCGGCTGAGGTCGGGGTTCATGAAGAAGAGGTCGTCGTCGGGGTGCGCGACGACCTGGAGGGCGGAGCCCTCGGTCACGCTCGGGGCGACCACCACCTCGGGCGCCGGCTGCGGGTGCTCGGTCCCGTGTCCGTAGGCCCAGGCCGTCACGCCGGCGGTGCCGACGGAGAACGCGGCGAGCAGGGCCGCGAGTCGGGTGCGGCGGGCCAGGGACATGTACGGCGCCTTGGGGGTCGGTCCGGTGCGGCGATCCGCCCGGGAGGTCGATCGGTGCCCCGATGGCTCCACTGCTTCCGGAGACGACCGGGGCCGATTATGTCCCGCACGTTCGGGGCTGACACACCCTCAAGTCACATATGACCAGAAAGGGAGTTGTAGAAGGAATGGGCAATTTTGTCCCTTTTGTCGACTGGCGTGCAGTTGGGCCTGAAAACCGGCCGGATCCGGTGTATGCGCCGGCCACCTGCGGGTTGCCCGGGATCGGTGGGACCGTCGAGCGCGGCGGCCCCTTCCCCGCCGACCCCGCACAAGTGGTGCATTCCACACGCCGACCGACCGGCACCGACCGGCACCGACCGGCACCGGCAGGCGTCTGCAGTGACGCGGCTCTCACTGACCGCAGAGGAGGTCCCCCGGGCTCGGGAGCCGTC
Protein-coding sequences here:
- a CDS encoding PIG-L family deacetylase — translated: MSLARRTRLAALLAAFSVGTAGVTAWAYGHGTEHPQPAPEVVVAPSVTEGSALQVVAHPDDDLFFMNPDLSRSISTGIKVTTVYLTSGESDGRNEAHSPHLQDAAGPADRAAYAEARQNGIRAAYAQMATGDRTSAWQRKAVPTAGGGSAEVDVLVARPQVNLVWMELREARSISGDNPESLRGLWDGRTPALGAQLTSGTPVKDWFSYTKDQAVAAIAGVFETYRPTTIRTQDPTPGRAEGGGAFLDHQDHMYGARFVQAAAERYAKTTARPHFSVQNYVSYPNSSLPPTLDPQTAEEKLGYLKTYAWTDHQDWCGSPAGCGDRKTATRPTGAGWNQTIRYSRGDGTSWMTEGVSGRLWAFAALDGRMAYWSRSGPQALWQGPEFLPGDGIDSGAAAVRLWDGRIGVFATRTTLGATPEEYGREIVYAVQSEVDGGFGPWRSLGTPDTVDRSGTSAISGPSVAVDPEGRMTVYVRDSRRTLRARAQETPGGDFGAWQALGGAGLQGDPVTATDGSGRRHVYAATAGSVLAWVQPAPGAPFGGPVPTGLPQTTGALSVRPEGDGVRLFFRRPGIGTVATSLARTGGTAPEFSPVAEAGGLGGYGAVGIAGDLLAGRAGAGTVGVAATDGPQPWQESQMLYTGAPAGVAEGAGTAVAAALGLDADLHVITTVPAGGATLPGSRTPAPWHRAVQPWTLAQAGRPGTAVPGGQPPR